The following proteins come from a genomic window of Enterobacter chengduensis:
- the tpx gene encoding thiol peroxidase has translation MSQLVHFQGNPVAVAGSIPQAGSKAQAFTLVAKDLSDVTLAQFAGKRKVLNIFPSIDTGVCAASVRKFNQLATEMDNTVVLCISADLPFAQSRFCGAEGLSNVITLSTLRSADFLEKYGVSIAEGPLKGLAARAVLVLDENDTVLFSELVNEITTEPDYAAALDVLKA, from the coding sequence ATGTCACAACTCGTTCATTTCCAGGGCAACCCGGTTGCTGTAGCAGGTTCCATTCCTCAGGCTGGCAGCAAAGCGCAGGCTTTTACCCTGGTGGCTAAAGATCTGTCTGACGTCACACTGGCTCAGTTTGCGGGTAAACGCAAAGTGCTGAACATTTTCCCAAGCATTGATACCGGCGTGTGTGCCGCATCCGTGCGTAAATTCAACCAGCTGGCGACTGAAATGGACAACACCGTTGTGCTGTGCATTTCCGCTGACCTGCCGTTTGCCCAGTCCCGCTTCTGCGGTGCCGAAGGCCTGAGCAACGTGATCACCCTCTCTACCCTGCGCAGCGCTGATTTCCTTGAGAAATACGGCGTCAGCATCGCGGAAGGTCCGCTGAAGGGTCTGGCGGCACGTGCTGTACTGGTTCTTGATGAAAACGACACCGTTCTGTTCAGCGAACTGGTTAACGAAATCACCACCGAGCCGGACTACGCTGCCGCGCTGGACGTGCTGAAAGCATAA
- a CDS encoding OmpG family monomeric porin, with protein sequence MSTLLRRAALVLCAGVSCAQASETAKQWEFNIGAMYEIENVEGQGEDKDGLYEPSVWFNATWDAWTISLAMYQEGPVDYSSMTRGTYFDRPEVELRYRFIGTDDFTFGLTGGFRNYGYHFKDEHGARDGSANMQRYKVQPDWDIKLTDDWRFGGWFAMYQFANDLEKTGYADSRVETETGFTWTLNETFAAKVNYYLERGFNMDSSRNNGEFSTQEIRAYLPISLGQTTLTPYTRLGLDRWSNWDWQDDPDREGHDFNRLGLLYAYDFNNGLSMTLEYAYEWENHDEGENDRFHYAGVGVNYAF encoded by the coding sequence ATGAGTACTCTACTAAGACGTGCTGCGCTCGTACTGTGCGCAGGGGTTAGCTGCGCCCAAGCATCAGAAACAGCTAAGCAGTGGGAATTTAATATTGGCGCAATGTATGAAATCGAAAACGTCGAAGGACAGGGGGAAGATAAAGACGGATTATATGAACCCTCCGTATGGTTTAATGCAACATGGGATGCCTGGACTATTTCGCTGGCAATGTATCAGGAAGGTCCGGTTGATTATAGCAGCATGACCCGCGGCACCTATTTCGATCGTCCTGAAGTTGAATTACGCTATCGCTTTATCGGAACCGATGATTTTACCTTCGGTTTAACCGGCGGCTTCCGTAATTATGGCTATCACTTTAAGGATGAACACGGCGCCAGAGACGGCAGCGCAAATATGCAGCGCTATAAGGTTCAGCCGGACTGGGATATTAAATTAACCGACGACTGGCGTTTTGGCGGCTGGTTTGCCATGTACCAGTTTGCCAACGATCTGGAAAAAACCGGCTATGCTGACAGCCGCGTCGAAACCGAAACGGGCTTTACCTGGACCCTTAACGAAACCTTTGCCGCTAAAGTGAATTACTATTTAGAGCGCGGTTTCAACATGGACAGTTCCCGCAATAACGGCGAGTTTTCTACGCAGGAAATTCGCGCCTATCTGCCCATTTCGCTAGGCCAGACCACCCTGACGCCTTATACCCGCCTTGGGCTGGATCGCTGGTCGAACTGGGACTGGCAGGACGATCCCGATCGTGAAGGACACGATTTCAACCGGCTCGGTCTTCTTTACGCTTATGATTTCAACAATGGTTTATCCATGACGCTGGAATATGCCTATGAGTGGGAAAACCATGACGAGGGTGAAAACGACCGCTTCCACTACGCGGGGGTTGGCGTAAACTACGCGTTCTGA
- the ycjG gene encoding L-Ala-D/L-Glu epimerase: MRSVKVYEEAWPLHTPFVISRGSRSEASVVVVEIEEEGVKGVGECTPYPRYGESLASVMAQIMTLVPDLQKGLTREALQQRLPAGAARNAIDCALWSLEAAKQQQSLPSLLGVVLPSSVVTAQTVVIGEPEQMAASAKALYDAGATVLKVKLDDRLISERMVAIRSAVPAATLIVDANESWHPEGLAARCQLLADLGVAMLEQPLPARDDAALKNFIHPLPVCADESCHTRENLSELKGRYDMVNIKLDKTGGLTEALALAAEAQAQGFALMLGCMLCTSRAIGAALPLVNQVRFADLDGPTWLAVDVSPALNFTSGVLHL; this comes from the coding sequence ATGAGAAGCGTTAAGGTCTATGAAGAAGCCTGGCCATTGCACACCCCGTTTGTGATCTCCCGCGGCAGCCGAAGTGAAGCCAGCGTGGTCGTGGTTGAAATCGAAGAAGAGGGGGTGAAAGGCGTCGGGGAATGCACGCCGTACCCGCGTTATGGGGAAAGCCTTGCCTCGGTGATGGCGCAGATCATGACCCTGGTGCCTGACCTGCAAAAAGGGCTCACGCGGGAGGCGCTACAGCAGCGTTTGCCCGCCGGCGCGGCGCGCAACGCCATCGACTGCGCGCTCTGGAGTCTTGAGGCCGCGAAGCAGCAGCAATCCCTGCCGTCCCTGCTGGGCGTGGTGCTGCCGTCATCCGTCGTGACGGCGCAAACGGTCGTGATTGGCGAGCCGGAGCAGATGGCCGCCAGCGCAAAAGCGCTCTACGACGCCGGGGCGACGGTGCTAAAAGTGAAGCTCGACGATCGCCTGATCAGCGAGCGGATGGTCGCTATTCGCTCGGCGGTGCCCGCTGCCACGCTGATTGTCGACGCCAACGAGTCGTGGCATCCCGAAGGGCTGGCCGCGCGATGCCAGCTGCTGGCCGATCTGGGCGTGGCGATGCTGGAACAGCCTCTGCCAGCCAGGGACGATGCGGCGCTGAAGAATTTTATCCATCCGTTGCCCGTCTGCGCGGACGAGAGCTGCCACACCCGCGAGAATTTAAGCGAGCTTAAGGGCCGCTATGACATGGTCAACATCAAGCTCGACAAGACCGGCGGGCTGACTGAAGCGCTGGCCCTGGCGGCGGAAGCGCAGGCGCAGGGTTTTGCGCTGATGCTGGGCTGCATGCTCTGCACATCCCGGGCAATTGGCGCGGCGCTGCCGCTGGTCAATCAGGTCCGCTTCGCGGATCTGGATGGTCCGACCTGGCTGGCGGTTGACGTTTCACCTGCGCTGAATTTTACCAGCGGCGTGCTTCATCTCTGA
- a CDS encoding LacI family DNA-binding transcriptional regulator — protein MSPTIYDIARVAGVSKSTVSRVLNKQTNISPEARDKVLKAIDELNYQPNKLARALTTSGFDAIMVISTRSTKTTAGNPFFSDVLHAITAKAEEEGFDVILQTSKSSEDDLLKCVSKIKQKMIKGIIMLSSPANESFFTTLDAYGVPVVVIGKVEGEYQNIYSVDTDNFHDSATLTETFIKNGRRKIACLHAPLDYHVSIDRLAGYKTSLEKHHIAINPEWVRDGGYTHESALTEALELLSSPTPPDAVFATDSMKLLSLYRAADELNLMIPEQVVIAGYSDPMLSLILTPAPGGFDIPTRKLGEESCDLLFRRIAGHPAPQKVLVDTHFLLAASLR, from the coding sequence ATGTCACCCACCATCTATGATATCGCACGGGTTGCGGGCGTATCGAAATCAACCGTTTCCCGCGTTCTGAATAAACAAACGAATATTTCCCCCGAAGCACGGGACAAAGTGCTGAAGGCGATTGACGAATTAAATTATCAGCCCAACAAACTGGCCCGCGCTCTGACGACGTCAGGCTTCGATGCCATTATGGTTATTTCCACCCGCTCCACCAAAACCACTGCCGGTAATCCGTTTTTCTCCGATGTGCTTCACGCCATTACGGCAAAAGCGGAAGAAGAAGGATTTGATGTTATTTTACAAACGTCAAAAAGCAGCGAAGACGACCTGCTGAAATGCGTGAGTAAAATAAAACAGAAGATGATCAAAGGGATCATTATGCTGAGCTCTCCGGCAAATGAATCCTTTTTTACCACGCTGGATGCGTATGGCGTACCGGTTGTGGTTATCGGCAAAGTTGAAGGTGAGTATCAGAATATTTATTCCGTCGACACGGATAATTTTCATGACAGCGCCACGCTCACCGAAACCTTTATTAAAAATGGCCGCCGTAAAATTGCCTGCCTGCATGCGCCACTTGATTATCATGTTTCAATCGATCGTCTGGCGGGCTATAAGACCAGCCTGGAAAAGCACCATATTGCCATTAACCCGGAGTGGGTCAGGGATGGCGGCTATACCCATGAGAGTGCGCTGACGGAGGCGCTGGAATTGTTGTCTTCGCCCACGCCGCCTGATGCGGTATTTGCTACCGACAGCATGAAGTTGCTCAGCCTCTATCGCGCGGCGGATGAGTTGAATCTGATGATCCCAGAGCAGGTGGTGATAGCCGGATACAGCGACCCGATGCTCTCACTCATTCTGACGCCCGCCCCTGGCGGCTTTGATATCCCCACCCGAAAACTGGGGGAAGAGAGCTGCGATCTTCTCTTCAGGCGCATTGCGGGCCATCCCGCCCCGCAAAAAGTGCTTGTTGACACCCATTTTTTGCTGGCTGCTTCCCTTCGCTAA
- the tyrR gene encoding transcriptional regulator TyrR, with translation MRLEVFCEDRLGLTRELLDLLVLRSIDLRGIEIDPVGRIYLNFAEIEFNTFSSLMAEIRRIAGVTDVRTIPWMPSEREHLALSALLEAMPEPFLSLDLKSKVERVNHASCQLFAQSQEKLSNHNAAQLIPGFNFQRWLDSNPQNTHSEHVVINGQNFLMEITPVYLKGENDTRVLTGAVIMLRSTLRMGRQLQNLSSQDVGAFSQIIAVSPKMRHVVDQARKLASLTAPLLITGDTGTGKDLLAHAVHLASPRAAKPYLALNCASIPEDAVESELFGHAPEGKKGFFEQANGGSVLLDEIGEMSPRMQAKLLRFLNDGTFRRVGEDHEVHVDVRVICATQKNLVELVQKGIFREDLYYRLNVLTLNIPPLRDCPQDIMPLTELFVARFADEQGVPRPKLSADLGTVLMRYGWPGNIRQLKNAVYRALTQLEGYELRPQDILLPDYDAGTVSVGEEAMEGSLDDITSRFERSVLTQLYRSYPSTRKLAKRLGVSHTAIANKLREYGLNHKKGDE, from the coding sequence ATGCGTCTCGAAGTCTTCTGTGAAGACCGTCTCGGTCTGACCCGCGAATTACTCGATCTTCTTGTTTTACGTAGCATTGATTTACGTGGCATTGAGATCGATCCTGTCGGGCGAATTTACCTCAATTTTGCCGAAATTGAATTTAATACCTTCAGCAGCCTGATGGCGGAAATCCGCCGTATCGCTGGCGTTACGGATGTCCGCACCATTCCCTGGATGCCCTCCGAGCGCGAGCACCTGGCGCTGAGCGCGCTGCTGGAGGCCATGCCGGAGCCGTTCCTCTCCCTGGATCTGAAAAGCAAAGTTGAGCGCGTTAACCACGCGAGCTGCCAGCTTTTCGCCCAGAGCCAGGAGAAGCTGAGCAATCATAACGCCGCGCAGCTGATCCCCGGCTTTAACTTCCAGCGCTGGCTGGACAGCAACCCGCAAAACACGCACAGCGAGCATGTGGTGATTAACGGGCAGAATTTCCTGATGGAGATCACGCCGGTCTATCTGAAAGGGGAAAATGATACCCGCGTACTGACCGGGGCGGTGATCATGCTGCGCTCGACGCTTCGCATGGGGCGTCAGCTGCAAAACCTCTCCAGTCAGGACGTGGGTGCGTTCAGCCAGATTATTGCCGTCAGCCCGAAAATGCGCCACGTGGTGGACCAGGCGCGCAAGCTCGCCAGCCTGACCGCGCCGCTGCTGATTACCGGGGATACCGGCACCGGCAAAGACCTGCTGGCGCACGCCGTGCATCTGGCGAGTCCGCGCGCGGCAAAACCGTATCTGGCACTCAACTGCGCCTCTATTCCGGAAGATGCCGTTGAAAGCGAGCTGTTTGGCCACGCGCCGGAAGGCAAGAAAGGGTTCTTCGAGCAGGCCAACGGCGGCTCCGTGCTGCTGGACGAGATCGGCGAAATGTCGCCGCGTATGCAGGCTAAGCTGCTGCGCTTCCTGAACGACGGCACGTTCCGCCGCGTCGGTGAAGATCACGAAGTGCATGTGGACGTGCGCGTCATTTGCGCCACCCAGAAAAACCTGGTGGAACTGGTGCAAAAGGGGATCTTCCGCGAAGATCTCTATTATCGCCTCAACGTCCTGACGCTGAACATTCCGCCGCTGCGCGATTGTCCGCAGGACATCATGCCGCTGACGGAGCTGTTCGTCGCCCGCTTCGCCGACGAGCAGGGGGTGCCGCGTCCGAAGCTCTCTGCCGATCTCGGCACGGTGCTGATGCGCTACGGCTGGCCGGGCAACATTCGTCAGCTCAAAAACGCCGTTTATCGTGCGCTGACCCAGCTTGAAGGCTATGAACTGCGCCCGCAGGATATCCTGTTGCCGGATTACGACGCCGGTACGGTATCGGTAGGTGAAGAGGCGATGGAAGGGTCGCTGGACGATATTACCAGCCGTTTCGAGCGTTCAGTGCTGACCCAGCTTTACCGCAGCTACCCCAGCACCCGTAAACTGGCAAAACGCCTTGGCGTCTCGCACACCGCGATCGCGAATAAGCTGCGCGAGTACGGTTTGAATCATAAGAAAGGCGACGAATAA
- a CDS encoding YcjF family protein: MTEPLKPRIDFTGTLEQVPQEAFKTAQTFSGTQAENFAPALQDDPAVEEGPAEAAVDAALRPKRSLWRRMVTAGLALFGVSVVGQGVQWTMNAWQTQDWVALGGCAAGALIVGAGVGSVATEWRRLWRLRQRAHERDEARDLLHSHGTGKGRAFCEKLASQAGIDQSHPALQRWYAAIHETQNDREVVTLYSHMVQPVLDAQARREISRSAAESTLMIAVSPLALVDMAFIAWRNLRLINRIANLYGIELGYYSRLRLFKLVLLNIAFAGASELVREVGMDWMSQDLAARLSARAAQGIGAGLLTARLGIKAMEVCRPLPWIDGDKPRLGDFRRELIGQLKETLNKKPAP; encoded by the coding sequence ATGACGGAACCGTTAAAACCGCGCATAGACTTTACCGGAACGCTTGAGCAGGTGCCTCAGGAGGCGTTCAAAACGGCGCAGACGTTCAGCGGTACTCAGGCAGAAAACTTCGCCCCGGCGCTGCAGGACGATCCCGCTGTTGAGGAGGGTCCGGCAGAGGCGGCCGTGGACGCCGCGCTTCGCCCAAAACGCAGCCTGTGGCGCAGGATGGTGACCGCCGGTCTGGCGCTGTTTGGCGTAAGCGTGGTGGGACAGGGCGTGCAGTGGACGATGAATGCCTGGCAAACGCAGGACTGGGTCGCGCTGGGCGGATGTGCCGCAGGCGCGCTGATTGTGGGGGCGGGCGTCGGATCGGTTGCCACCGAGTGGCGGCGACTCTGGCGACTGCGACAGCGCGCGCACGAGCGTGATGAGGCGCGGGATCTGCTCCACAGCCACGGCACCGGCAAAGGTCGCGCGTTTTGTGAAAAGCTGGCCAGCCAGGCCGGAATCGATCAGTCGCATCCGGCGCTTCAGCGCTGGTATGCCGCCATCCATGAAACCCAGAATGACCGGGAAGTGGTAACGCTCTACTCCCATATGGTACAGCCGGTGCTGGATGCCCAGGCGCGGCGGGAAATTAGCCGCTCTGCCGCGGAATCCACCCTGATGATTGCCGTCAGCCCGCTGGCGCTGGTCGATATGGCCTTCATCGCCTGGCGTAACCTGCGCCTGATCAACCGCATCGCGAACCTTTACGGCATCGAGCTGGGCTACTACAGTCGGCTCAGACTGTTCAAGCTGGTCCTGCTCAATATCGCGTTTGCCGGGGCGAGCGAACTGGTGCGCGAAGTGGGCATGGACTGGATGTCGCAGGATCTGGCGGCGCGTCTTTCTGCCCGTGCGGCTCAGGGTATCGGTGCGGGATTATTAACCGCGCGCCTGGGGATTAAAGCGATGGAGGTCTGCCGTCCGCTGCCGTGGATTGACGGCGATAAGCCCCGTCTGGGGGATTTCCGACGTGAACTGATCGGCCAGCTCAAAGAGACGCTCAATAAAAAACCGGCGCCGTGA
- a CDS encoding YcjX family protein translates to MKRLKNEINSLVNRGVDRHLRLAVTGLSRSGKTAFITAMVNQLLNVHAGARLPLLSAVREERLLGVKRVPQRDFGIPRFTYDEGLAQLYGDPPMWPTPTRGVSEIRLALRFRSNESLMRHFKDTSTLYLEIVDYPGEWLLDLPMLAQDYLSWSRQMTGLLQGQRAGWSAKWRELCEGLDPLAPADENRLAAIAGAWTDYLHQCKQEGLHFIQPGRFVLPGDLAGAPALQFFPWPDVDGVGESTLAQADKHTNAGMLRERYHYYCERVVKGFYKNHFLRFDRQIVLVDCLQPLNSGPQAFNDMRLALTQLMQSFHYGQRTLFRRLFSPVIDKLLFAATKADHVTVDQHANMVSLLQQLVQDAWQNAAFEGIGMDCLGLASVQATQSGLIDLNGEKIPALRGNRLSDGEPLTVYPGEVPARLPGQAFWQNQGFQFEAFRPQAMSVDRPLPHIRLDAALEFLIGDKLR, encoded by the coding sequence ATGAAGCGACTTAAAAACGAAATCAATTCACTGGTGAACCGCGGCGTTGACCGTCATCTGCGTCTGGCCGTGACGGGGCTGAGCCGCAGCGGCAAGACGGCGTTTATCACGGCGATGGTAAACCAGCTCCTGAACGTGCACGCCGGGGCGCGTTTGCCGCTGCTAAGCGCGGTGCGGGAAGAGCGCCTGCTGGGCGTGAAGCGCGTCCCGCAGCGTGATTTTGGTATTCCCCGTTTTACCTATGACGAAGGGCTGGCGCAGCTCTATGGCGATCCGCCTATGTGGCCGACGCCGACGCGAGGGGTCAGTGAAATTCGTCTTGCGCTACGTTTTCGCTCCAATGAATCCCTGATGCGCCACTTCAAGGATACCTCCACGCTGTACCTGGAGATCGTCGATTACCCCGGTGAATGGCTGCTCGATTTGCCGATGCTGGCGCAGGATTACCTGAGCTGGTCCCGCCAGATGACGGGGCTGTTGCAGGGGCAGCGCGCCGGTTGGTCGGCTAAATGGCGAGAGCTGTGCGAAGGCCTGGACCCGCTTGCGCCCGCCGATGAAAACCGTCTGGCGGCCATCGCCGGAGCGTGGACGGACTATTTGCATCAGTGCAAACAGGAAGGGCTGCACTTCATCCAGCCGGGGCGTTTCGTATTGCCTGGCGATTTAGCGGGCGCGCCCGCGCTGCAGTTCTTCCCGTGGCCGGATGTGGATGGGGTGGGCGAGTCGACGCTGGCGCAGGCGGACAAACATACCAATGCCGGGATGCTGCGCGAGCGTTACCATTACTACTGTGAAAGGGTGGTCAAAGGTTTCTATAAAAACCACTTTTTGCGATTTGACCGTCAGATTGTGCTGGTGGATTGTTTGCAGCCGCTCAACAGCGGGCCGCAGGCTTTCAACGATATGCGCCTCGCGCTAACGCAGCTGATGCAAAGTTTTCACTACGGGCAGCGGACGCTGTTTCGCCGCCTGTTCTCCCCGGTGATCGACAAACTGCTCTTTGCGGCTACCAAGGCCGATCACGTCACGGTCGACCAGCATGCCAATATGGTATCGCTGCTGCAGCAACTGGTGCAGGATGCGTGGCAAAACGCCGCCTTCGAAGGGATCGGCATGGATTGCCTTGGGCTCGCGTCCGTCCAGGCGACGCAAAGCGGGCTGATTGACCTCAACGGCGAAAAAATACCGGCCTTGCGCGGCAACCGGCTCAGCGACGGTGAACCGCTCACGGTGTATCCGGGCGAAGTGCCCGCGCGGCTGCCGGGTCAGGCCTTCTGGCAGAACCAGGGCTTCCAGTTCGAAGCCTTCCGCCCGCAGGCGATGAGCGTCGATCGGCCATTACCGCACATCCGTCTGGATGCGGCGCTGGAGTTTTTGATTGGAGATAAATTGCGATGA
- a CDS encoding ABC transporter ATP-binding protein, which produces MAQLSLKHIQKIYDNQVHVVKDFNLEIEDKEFIVFVGPSGCGKSTTLRMIAGLEEISAGELVIDGVCMNDVPAKSRDIAMVFQNYALYPHMTVYDNMAFGLKMQKIAPAVIEERVNWAAQILGLREYLKRKPGALSGGQRQRVALGRAIVREAGVFLMDEPLSNLDAKLRVQMRAEISKLHQKLNTTMIYVTHDQTEAMTMATRIVILKDGIIQQVGAPKQVYNEPANMFVAGFIGSPAMNFVRGAIDDRYFVTETLRLAIPEDKLASLHAAGYQRKAVVFGIRPEDILTLQSSGENIAAKVSVAELTGAEFMLYATVGGHELVVRAGAANDYAAGNSIGIQFDMNKCHFFDAETEAAIR; this is translated from the coding sequence ATGGCTCAACTGTCTCTGAAACACATTCAGAAAATTTACGATAACCAGGTCCACGTGGTGAAGGATTTCAATCTCGAAATCGAGGACAAGGAGTTCATCGTCTTCGTCGGGCCTTCTGGCTGCGGTAAGTCCACGACGCTGCGCATGATTGCCGGTCTGGAGGAGATCAGCGCGGGGGAACTGGTCATTGACGGGGTTTGCATGAACGACGTGCCCGCCAAGTCTCGCGATATCGCCATGGTGTTCCAGAACTATGCGCTTTACCCGCACATGACGGTCTACGACAACATGGCGTTCGGCCTGAAGATGCAAAAGATTGCGCCTGCGGTTATCGAAGAGCGGGTTAACTGGGCGGCACAGATCCTCGGCTTGCGCGAGTACCTTAAGCGCAAGCCAGGCGCGCTGTCCGGCGGCCAGCGTCAGCGCGTGGCGCTGGGCAGGGCGATAGTGCGGGAAGCGGGCGTGTTCCTGATGGATGAACCGCTCTCCAACCTCGACGCCAAGCTTCGCGTGCAGATGCGGGCTGAAATCAGCAAGCTGCACCAGAAGCTCAACACCACGATGATTTACGTGACCCACGATCAAACGGAAGCCATGACGATGGCGACCCGCATCGTGATCTTAAAAGACGGCATTATTCAGCAGGTCGGCGCACCGAAGCAGGTATACAACGAGCCGGCCAATATGTTTGTCGCGGGTTTCATTGGCTCGCCGGCCATGAACTTTGTTCGTGGCGCTATCGACGACCGCTATTTCGTCACGGAAACGCTGCGTCTGGCGATCCCGGAAGACAAGCTCGCGTCACTGCACGCCGCAGGGTATCAGCGAAAAGCCGTGGTCTTTGGGATCCGCCCGGAAGATATTCTTACTTTGCAGAGCAGTGGTGAAAATATTGCGGCGAAAGTCAGCGTAGCTGAACTGACCGGGGCGGAGTTTATGCTCTACGCCACGGTTGGCGGCCACGAGCTGGTTGTTCGCGCGGGTGCCGCGAATGATTATGCCGCTGGGAACAGTATCGGCATCCAGTTCGATATGAATAAATGCCATTTCTTCGACGCTGAAACCGAAGCGGCTATTAGATAA
- the pgmB gene encoding beta-phosphoglucomutase, whose translation MTLKAVVFDLDGVIADTAHLHFLAWRAVAEEIGITVDEVFNEQLKGISRMDSLQRILKHGGKEGMLSDEQCLALATKKNALYVQSLASLTEDSLLPGIRDVLADIRAANVKIGLASVSLNAPGILRALGIQHAFDFCADASLIICSKPDPEIFLAACAGLNVRPEEAIGIEDAPAGVEAINAAGMLSVGIGSGLNHAGLQLHSTRELTWTRLTEFWASRTY comes from the coding sequence ATGACGCTTAAGGCCGTTGTATTCGATCTGGACGGCGTGATCGCCGACACCGCACACCTCCATTTTCTTGCCTGGCGCGCGGTGGCGGAGGAAATCGGCATCACCGTCGACGAGGTGTTTAACGAGCAGCTGAAGGGCATTAGCCGCATGGATTCCCTGCAGCGCATCCTGAAGCATGGCGGGAAAGAGGGGATGCTTAGCGATGAGCAGTGCCTCGCGCTGGCGACGAAAAAAAACGCCCTCTATGTGCAGTCTCTGGCGTCACTGACGGAGGATTCACTGCTGCCGGGCATTCGCGACGTCCTGGCGGATATTCGTGCGGCGAACGTCAAAATTGGGCTGGCCTCCGTTTCCCTGAATGCCCCCGGCATATTGCGTGCCCTTGGCATTCAGCACGCGTTTGATTTTTGCGCCGATGCGTCCCTCATCATCTGTTCAAAGCCGGACCCGGAGATCTTCCTCGCCGCCTGTGCAGGCCTGAATGTTCGTCCTGAAGAGGCTATCGGCATCGAAGATGCGCCAGCGGGCGTGGAGGCGATCAACGCGGCGGGAATGCTATCGGTGGGAATTGGATCTGGCCTGAACCATGCGGGATTACAGCTTCATTCAACGCGGGAATTGACCTGGACGCGCCTGACCGAGTTTTGGGCATCCCGGACGTATTGA